Within the Anguilla rostrata isolate EN2019 chromosome 6, ASM1855537v3, whole genome shotgun sequence genome, the region aaaacatattttattcagtagtGTAAGCAATGGAGTGTCGGGGCCGGTAAAGACTGTCATGAAACCTTCCTGATCTCcctgtatttattcattcattcattcattcaagtgtctttgctagtttcagaccgacgcagttgtcattttcccgtccagcgcccacgttgtttaaatagcacaTGTAATTGCGCACCTCTGAGcgcgtgttggtcttaaaatgagatgtggtcaggcgcattgttatcttgaggcagcggaaagcgattgcgcgattgaccaacaaaaaccaggtcttaagtcaatggcgcagtattttactgttaaaatatgtaaaataccgcattattaagatagtaggCTAATAGGCGCCTACATAGGTGGGTGCACAACGcgcgatatttaaaaaaaaaaaaaaacaaccgtcataataatgataatataatattaatataatattatatatatattaacataatattcataatataatatttggtgGAATCCTGTTGTTGCTGATGGTCTGCTCGCGCACTTTCACTTCGCGCACGAGAAGGAccgtttcctctgcagagaagcgttctttcctactacttggcaaacccgccattataatagcaatccgccaaggtgaAGCGcccctggcttttaaagggaatgggagatgacactgattggtttatttcatgttacgcccaaaacacgcctatgattaattaagagactaaatgcaacccctttgaaccatgcgccttacttggcgctcagattatccgccaTTAAACTAGCATAACTGGATTTAGACACGCCCTAAATACACTTTAAACCGTGCtcttagatcgttaaaatagaGCTCCAAGTTCATtcatctgggttttttttctcctcatgcCATGTCACTACTGGGTTTGTTTTCTCATGCCATGTCACTAACTCTCCTGTCGTTTCAGATCCTGCCACTCCCACATGCCATGCTGCCACCTCATTCCTTTCACCTGGTTTTCCCCACCTGCAGCTCATTCCCTCATTAGTTCCTCAGTATATATACCCATCAATTTCCACTCGTTCCTCACCAGATTGTCTTTTGCATTGTGCTAAGCTTTCACTACCCGATTTCTGTACCCTCCTGTCTGACTACCTGGACTCTGATTCTCTGACTGCTCTGTCTGTTAGGTTTGCCTTCGCTGATTGATTTCCTGGTTCTGACCCTGCCTGTCTTCTGGATTAAACCTTGTGAATCTTGAATTCTCACCTGATCGTTTCTGTGTTGTGCTTTTGGGTTCTTACCTGTTCTGAGTCAGTGCTTGTTACAAAGACGAAAGCTTAGGTAGATATAGCTGTTGTTGTAAACCCTGTGTCTCCGTTTACGCTAACAGGTAAAACGAAAATGGGTGAAACTTGAGGCAAAGAAGAAAACTTTCTAATAAAGCGATTTCAGTCATAGCAGTGAAGGCCTAAGCCATGACTTCTGTGCCCTATTTATAGTAAACTTTGTATTTTATGGAATTAATATTCAATTGCAATTAAGGATTACATTACTCAGGATTATGCTAATTAATATTGAATCCaattatgattttatataataattttaaaaattgtaatattCCATTGActtaatttattcaaataatttagctacttttttaatcaaatcaaaataaaacacaaatgaatggaATAATAAAAGCACAAGCATGCAAAGCAAGCTTTAAAACGGTCTTTTTTCATTTACGTACACAATACGAACAGTTTAGAGCACTCCTGAAATCTTTTCGCATCCTACGAACAAATTGAAATACGAAAACTTTGATAAATCCTACATCGTTTGATTAAACGCATTTACGAACAATTTACAATCAAATTTGTTCACCTCAcgtttgataaatgaggcccgtTGATCCCAAACGTGAATGTGTGACAGACAAGGGTGACCACATGAATGCAGCTATTCTCGCTTGTTAAGTGCTTTCTCGGTAAGGTGCAATTTAACAATGTGATGCTTAATGTTCGTCACATTCTTTTGCCTATCGGCCTACTGAGCTTTAATGTATGTTTAACTGTACCAAACAATTCTATATACAGTAAGTTGCATTCAAAATTTCATTGCTATAAGTGGCTACTTTCAGCGCTGCCACTTTGCAAGCAATGGCTAATGAGGTTGTGAGTTCGTTTTCTGCATTTGACTTTGATGCATCATCGAAAACTTTGATGCACCACTCCTTTAGTGAAGTGTCACAACCACCAAGAATAGAAGTGTAAGATGCAGATTCATATCTGTACCACTTGAGATGAGTGTCCCTCACACCTCCCACCATAACAGTGTGGTCATTTTCCTCTTTGAGGTGTTCTATTCTCAGGCCATCTCACCATTCACCTCTGCAGAAATGGAACCGAAATCCCAATCGCAGAAGCCGTCCACGGACACGGGGCTCTTCCCGAGATTAAAGTTTCGGAAGCGATTCCAGGAGACCGCGCCGATCAGGAAGCTGTTGAGAAAGCAGAGCCAAGGGACGTTCATGTCCAGGTACGCGGGGATCTCCACGCGAAGAAGCAGGACGGCCAACTGGAAAACTATGAAGGGCGCCCACATGCTGAGGAACCGTTTTGCGGTCAGCCACAGGACGTGCCTGCTCAGCGGCCTGCCCGTCCGGAACACGCTTGGGACCGGcctggccccgcctctcccTGCGCTGGCTGCGGTTCTCAGCTCTGGGTAGCAGTAGAGGAAGGTGCAGCCCAAAGCCAGTAGGAGCACCGTAGACACCTGCGTGGTCTGGGGGCTGCCGGACATTAGGCACGAGTGGAGCAGGAGGTGAAAGTCCTCCTCCAAGTCGGGGTGGGAATCAGAAGCCAAAAAGACATAGAGGAGGGCCAGGGTCCAGACCACACATACCCCCAGGGCGTAGGCCAGCCTGCGGGACCAGTGCAGGAGGTGAGGGCAGAGCCGCTGGGTCCAGTAGTGGTCCAGTCCGGCGAGGATGAAGAGGGGCCAGTGCAGCAGGCTGTAAGTGAAGCAAGCTATTTGGATCAGCAGGCAGATGTGGTGCTGGGTGAACCTCAGGCCCAGGAGACGGAAGTCCTTCAGGCCGTAGATGGCGGAAAGGGAGAGTCCCAGGAGCGTGTCGACCAGCGACAGCGAGACGCAGAACGTCCCCAGGAAGCTTCGGCCCATGTGGCGCCACAGGCTCAGCACCACAGTCCAGTTTAGCAAGCATTTAACGCCCAGAATCAGCAGTAGAGAGGGGATGGACTTGTCCATAGCGCCAGCTGCCACCCGGTACACCCAAGCAACTCTGAGTAACAGATACTTGGAAACAAAGACAATTAAAAGCTTGGCGTCAACTGACATGCAGCAGGACACACCCCAAGTTAATATCTTACAGGACGATCTCATTTGCGGCACAAAGGAGTTTGTAAATACACGGTGAAAATCAAAGAAGAAACGCATAAAAAGCTACATGTGACTTATGTGAAGGTTACTCCCAAGAGATTTCAATAATTGTAAGAAAACATTCAAGCAGGATTTTAATGGGACATTTAATTTTTGAAGTGCTATTCGTCATAAGAAATGCAATGCTGACAAATGATACTAAATCAGATGAGTTTTATGGAGCTCCACAGCTTCAGCgtattttctgaaaacacttcagaaaCCTTTCAGTGGAAAGTGAGAAAAAGTCCACCAaccattttgtatttgtgtttgtaatatCAGAAAGACCACAACAGGCAGCATAATCTCCATGTACTccttgtagtgtgtgtgtgtgtgtgtgtgtgtgtgagagagagagagagagagttttagATAAACCTAATTACAACACACATCCaagcatattattttatattcatattattattctaCACCATAGCTTTGTATCCTGAGGTAATTCTCCCATTTCTGCAATAATGTACGGTACTTACAGTTGCTTAagactttaaaaacaaattgtattgtattaattAATGTTCCTTTTTGGTCTATATAAAACCGTATAAATCTCTTGTTAAATGTATCATTATACACCCAAATTTCAGTTCAAGTGTGTGTTTAATAGGCTACATCTCCAAGTCTTTCCAGGATCGTAGGCTTCCATGATTTTAAACCTGAACCACGTGAATTAAAACACCATGCTATAATTTCAAAAGTTATCTACAGTCGTGGGATGCACACTAGTAACTATATGAATTATCAAGTGTCTCTCAAGCACACGAGTTGAATTCAAACCATTTTCAGCTTACGGCGCAAGCTCTTCACTTCGTAGCTATGTTTCCATTGCCTTAAGTAGGCAAATGGTCGAATGTACGAAAGAagatttaaattatatttattataataaatataaataataaatgcacgCCATGTATTTACCTTGCTTAAAGACTTTGCTCAGCCATGCTCCGCATCGGACTTTCTTCGACACCGTGAATATGCGCACCATAATTCAGCATATAGGCATCTTTAGAGAACCTATAGTGACATAGTGACAACACTTACAAACACCAGTGTGCCGCAGACGCCAATTATAGGCAAGGGGAGGGATGATGAAGCTCGAAACAGGGATATTGGCTGCGTTTTCTACTTTGACTCTAACTAGAAGTTCTAACTTTTGGCcgctttgtttttttgataCTGTCAATAACATTAGCCTCAATTCTGAACAACTCTTGTCGGCAAAGACACGCTGCAAAAACACGCGTTCATGAGCAGTGGAATTTTAATTgtaacataaaaacagaaattattatttatgttcattaattttcatcattttgcttttcttttttggcggGCGAGCATAACTTATTGAATAGTTAGCCTACTCTACCCCATTAGAAAATGAAAAGTTGCAAATATTCTATATTTTTACCCCAGGGCGAGATCTCCAGCTGTATGGTTCGATTTATGCTCTAGTATCTGGACGATACACTCGCCTGATTTGACAAACCCGCAAGGTGAGCGAGCCAGGTACCCAGCTCTGGACAGACAGCGACCAAAGCTTAAAACAAACCGAAGCATGGCAAAAACTCTGGACGACTGCAATATTATAGTGAGTTGTTTGAACACGTGGCCCATAAAAAGCTGACAAGCTTAAGTCATTATTAAATATCTTTTTAACATGCAATTATCCAAAATTCCGATTTCATTTGAGCAGAACACCCCGCCCTCACTGATATTGACGGGTCACGTGACGGGGCACGAGGGGAGCAAGGTAGAGACCGCGTACAGTTCTGTGGAAGAGACGGCTACTGTTCCTGCATTCAATGCCCTCCTACTGACTACTGGTAGGTCCTTATACCACCGTCGTGACGTATATTGTTACATCGAACCAATGACAATCTCATCTGTATTTCTTTCCTCTGccactgtccaatcacattttCGTGTCCCTTACACCCGTTTAGTCCTGCTGGAGATCAGATGAGTGAGCTAGCTGGTGTTGCAAGAGCGACCGCgggtgtcattttaaaaaggtagCTAACTACTTAGCAATAGTAATCTTGTCTTGCTGTTTTATTCTGTCGTTTTACCGAATTGTGTTTAAACGTATGTTTGACTAAATTAAAAGTATTAGATTACGGATGAAGAGTGATGTGCATTGTTGACCGGCGACAACAAGCTAGCTGGCCTTCGAGATTTTTGTCCGTTCCCCATTCTGCATGCTATCGACAGCTATCATTATGGTTGTTTTGGTTGTGTATTGCTTCTCCACATTGGAATCAGTCTTTCGGTTTGATAGACTATATGTTggtttttcagaaataaataagcGAAACATACGCCACCTTGTGCACTATTAGCTAatgttttggaaatgaaaacaaggaCCACTTTCTTCAACAGAAATTCTGCTGAAGAAAATGATGGAATTATGAATTGTGAAAGTAATTACGAAAGTCCGGAAGCCTAGTGTTATTCttagtattgttttttttcttgattccCAATTTTCTGCTGCTGACTTCCTTTCGCTCTACTGAAATGAAACTTGACATACATAACGGGCATGCCATGATTTGGCTGAAAACCACGCTTTCACTGAGCCATtaccaaaaataagaaataaaacgaGCCCCTTAGGTACACTTGGTAGAAGTTATTATTTCGAGATGTGTCTTTGCTATCTAAATTTCGAATGGGTTGTCGAACTCATAAGTTTCTCTAAAGCATTAGTTATGTCTGCATCACAACCCTTCTATATAGTAAGGTCTGCACCACACTCAGCCCTTATAAATCTCCTCTGTCATCTGTAGAGTACA harbors:
- the gpr160 gene encoding probable G-protein coupled receptor 160, encoding MDKSIPSLLLILGVKCLLNWTVVLSLWRHMGRSFLGTFCVSLSLVDTLLGLSLSAIYGLKDFRLLGLRFTQHHICLLIQIACFTYSLLHWPLFILAGLDHYWTQRLCPHLLHWSRRLAYALGVCVVWTLALLYVFLASDSHPDLEEDFHLLLHSCLMSGSPQTTQVSTVLLLALGCTFLYCYPELRTAASAGRGGARPVPSVFRTGRPLSRHVLWLTAKRFLSMWAPFIVFQLAVLLLRVEIPAYLDMNVPWLCFLNSFLIGAVSWNRFRNFNLGKSPVSVDGFCDWDFGSISAEVNGEMA